The DNA window atagtgaGGCTGCTGCGAGGAGGCACAGCGTTTGTCAAATACAAGTAACCGTGCGCGATTAACATCACCGTCGACTCCGAAAGAACGGACATCGAATCCCCACCCCTCCCCGAAATCAAAAAACATCGTGCGAGCAACCCCTGATCAAAGGCTACCCGATCGTTACAACAAATCGGTATTTAACACAGCTCCTTATGAATAAACCTAACGAGACATGAAACATCGAGTCACGTTTCAACGTGTCCTCGATGATACTGTCTCCCTCCCTCGCTCTGTGTCTTTGTGTTGTGTACCGTGTGTCTGCGGACCACCGACTTCCGGCGACTCGGGAGAACGTCCTGTATCGTCACCGGAAGTGGAGGAACGCTTAAAAAAATCATTCAAGCGTGTCGTCACGCTCGCGAACGAAGCTCTTTCAATCAAGATCATCGAGATCGCCGATCTAAAAGCGTTCGCCGGCGAGCATTAAAACCGATGAAGTGCATGATACGCGTCAGACATATCATAAAAGGAAATGCAAACTTATATCCTCCCCGTCACAACGTCGCAGGtcgataaaaaaataaaggGAAACCAATCGAACGAACAAAGATACGCCCGCTGTTTCGTGCTAAAATAGAGCTCCGCTTTCGTCATGCTTAAACCGCGCATAGGACCCTCTCAAACCATATTCTCTTTGGCGCGGTGAcattctcactctctctcatCGAACATTCGCGGAGTATGCAACACATTATGCTCTAGTTTACAAGTATGCGCCGTCTAAGCCGAACAAAATTGTACGTCGACACTACCGAAATAATACAAACGATACAAATGGTTCACTGAGGAAACAGCGTAGCGCCTCCGCGCTCATgctccctttctttctttctctctctctttctctctctctctctctctctagctcgCTTTCTCTCGATTTTATTCTCTTCTGACTCTCGTCCAACGCACAAGATCGAACGAAACGAGAAAGGCAGCCAGGAAACCGCAACTTGCGCGACAGAACATCGACGACAGCGTCGGAGCACGTTGTTGCCAGGCGATTCCCATTTTGTTTTTGACTCTTTCACTCCATCTTCGACGCCGTCGAAACTGTGTTGCAATCGCGATTCCACACGGGCAGTTCCGAAGGGGGCAATCGCTGCTTAGGACGGATTGTCAGAAAGTGAAATGTTGAAGAACGACCGTGTATCGCGCCGAGAGTTCAGTCAATCTTTTCTCCTCAGTTTACTtttcttcttctgtttctttctattttttttttttttgtttgttactTTCGGTTTTTCCCTTTGTCAAAGCCCTAACGGGTCAGCGAGTGTGCGAGTGCGTCATTGCGGTTTTCGTAGTCGACAGCAGCATCGTGAGAGGCCCCCTTCGTTCGTAGTAAAAAGATCGCGGGGATTCGAACGCGTAGGATCTATGGTGTGCTTTCTCTTTCCCGTTTCGTTCGATCCTCTTCTCGTTCTTCTTTAGCAACCCCTTGGAAATTCGAGCGAGGTCTCCTTCTTCTATCTTTTGCTTTTTCTCTTGATagctttctctcttttcctctttcgCTCTCTGTTTCTttgctttttctctctttctttctctcgttttCTAGCCTTGAGTTGCAACAGAGACAGAATTTACTCGGTGAACCACAAACCGGAAGGTTGATATTGATGTTTGGCCGGCGATAGCGGAGCCAATCCGTATACGGCCGTTGGCTGCATATGTGCAGGCAGTGGATGCGCTGCATGACTCGCGAGCAACGGTCTGGCCGAGCTGTGATGAGCTGGTGGTGGCAACGCTCGACTAGAATCATACAACGTTAATGGAGACGAGCTGGAAAAAACGGGATAATCAACGTTAGAAACTCTCCGTAAAGCTCTATAAAAAAAGGGAAATGAAACATTGTataatttgttcttttttttttttttgagctcGCTCTTCAACTCTCGAGTCAGAGGGTTCACTGGTCGCTCGTCGGTTCGAGAACAGACTCGCGGAAACGAGCAAAATTCGAAAATCGTTACAAAAATCTTGTCTCTTTAACACTTTCCCCTTAACCGCGTCATAGATGCAAAGACACAGCTGCTTTCAGtacgttttttaaaaaatttattctattcaTTTCGCATTAGAGAATGCCTCATATCGAAAACATGAATTTTATGGATTGCAAGCAATAAAAAATCTGGCACAGGTCAAAAAAGTGACCCAGCATAGGTTccaaatattttgatttttgcaTATActcttattttcaaaatataaatcgacaaaatattcaattttcaaaatataataGTGACCAAAGAAAGAGAATTCGGAGCATTTTTGTGACGATTCCAAAAAAGAAAACACACTGCTAAAAAAATATGCTACCTGGGTAACCAGGTACTTGGTTgctcaaaaaaatatttttgctcgTCCCTGCCACAGTCTGCAGCGTTAAAAAAAGGCGCACCCAAGTATATTTTCTAGTTGGAACATTCAAAATAACGTTGAGAATAAGACAGTGCAATTGCAAAGTTTGTGGGACTTTGAAATCTCTGCGCTGATTTTAGTAAGacatttttgaaattgactCTTCAGATGCGCCCTGTTGAACGCTGAACGCGAAAATCGGGTAATCGATAGGCTTTTCCTGCCGACGTCATAGATCTATTATGCCTACGACTCGTTACTGCAATTGTCTAGACTAATTGTATCTTCTCTGTACCGGGTCGTTGTATAAGTATTTTTGTCTCGCGTGTTTAATCCAATTTCGAGTCGTTATTGCAATTATACTTAAACCGTGGTTTGTTACGGTCGGTTAAAGGAATCGTCTTCGAAACTCGTCAATGCGCAATATCAATTGAAAACATAATCCAATACAAATTGAAAACGGCAGCAATACTGATCCCCGATTAAATGGAAATTGAAGTGCACGGTAGAATATAATGAGAATATGATACACTGAACTTTACAAATTTACTGTACAAAAGAGTGTGAAACACAATAAAACAGAAGCTTGTCTACCGAAATCAGTAATTTACCTTTCTATTTAAATAATACCGACAGAGACAATTTCCGCCAGGAATCTCTCCGCTTTGCAGAATATCAGCGATCTAGCTAACAGATACGAATATTGCATCAAAACCGTAAAGCCACTTGCTCAACGACCCGATGCAACGTGTCACGCGACGATCGTATCGCTGGCTGACATAATTCGTGCTCGTGTAATGTAACGTTGCGACTTATGAATTATCCGACTCATTTACAAATCCAAAGAATCGCGTGGTGCAGAAGAAGGGTATCGATTATCCGATCGAGCGGTTCTCTGTGTGCATGCGATAGAGAAAACGAGATAATAACAAGATACAGTGTGCGCGTAACGGGTCACATGGCTCTAGATCGTTGCCAAAAAACATGTCTACTCGTACGATCACAATAAAGGTGAACAAACAACATTACTGGGTAGAGATAACGGAACAACTACAGTCTTGCCTCGATAACTGTCGCGAGAGCATATACTCCTTCAATTTTTTCTCCGAAAAATTCGCagatgtttcaaacaaaattacATCTTTTTAGGGGGTCGGTGAAAACGTGAGTAGATAACGTTGGAGGGCGGGGACGATGATGATACAGGATCCTGGCTGAGCAGAGAAGGATTCAAGGATCCAGCAGGGTCTCTATACACTTTCTTACTTCAATCATATTTTCTTAGTCACTTTTCTTGATGCATAGACGCGTTGAATGGGGGCACAGTTGATGATAACGGGACGCGACAGTTATCGAAGCAGCATCGTGTAGctaaaacgaaaatataataaatggtaCACACATGCATGCATCAACTAGGTGTCTAGGTACCCACCCGGGTGTGAATCCCTGATAGGTGGGCACTTGTTGCTGCTGGATAGCAGTGGGAGCCTGAGAAGGCGCGGCGGTTACGTACACCGGGGGTGGCACGGCATGGGCTCTTGAACGCACATGGGCGTACTCCTGGTACAGGGGTTGTCCCAGATGCTGGGCACTTCCTATTACAGGCCCCCCTGCAGGACTTCTGCCCCCGCCACCGCCCCCAGGACTCAGGTGGGCCGGATGCCCATGATGACTGTGGGTATGACCCGGATGGGCTGCCGAACCCACCACCTGGCTCTGCCTACAAAACCCAAAACAAAATCCAACCCTTCGTTATGCAATTCCCATGCGGCATTTACTTACTGTACGGTAACAGAAGTCTCTCTGTAACAGAGGACCCAGAGACCAAACCGACACCGTGCGACGAACTTTTCCTTGCagctttctctctgtctctctctctcttttctcgcaAGGAAAGATCATCAACCGGGAAATGCAGGAAATTTTTTACGAGCGAAGCTTGGACTATGCTCTAGGCAGTGCTGCGTGACAGTGTAAGATTGTGGAAAATGGTACTGAACCATCTACCATGTAAGCGAGATGGACTTAggtaaataatatttatgagACCCTTAGGTAATGATTGATTCAACGTCACCCGTTGAACTAGGAAGAAATAAGTATGGCTAACGGAAGACATATGTCCTCAACTGAACTAACTGCAAAGGTTCCGATACTTTAGAGGTACGCAGAGCATGCAATTTatttatgtatagtatttaacccttggcactcgaaatggcgactgtaaggcgccactaaaaattgctgtatcgttaatcaaaatattttttacatgattaaatttgtttgtatttaataaattactaaacacttcagtattgtacgagtaaattgcaccgttttcgtatgtataacatgaaaaaaatatataaaagggaaatattctaggtcggaagaaatgtttcgttttggagttaaaatagcttcgagtgaaAAGGGTTAATACGTGAAAAAATTGTGGTATTTTTGTACTGAAAATAGTACAAAACGTTCTATAAGTATTCGTAGAAATAGCGTCTCGAAAAGATTGAAGATTGCATAGCATTATTTCATTGAATTCAAAATAATCCTTTCTATTTCAGATGACTTTTCAGAATCAGATGTCTCTTCACCGGTTTAAAAAAAGCACCCTAGTTGGCAATCACCGTAGTCTATGTTTGTTTGGATGTTCAAACTAAAATGGACGAATCTAACCAAAAGAAGCTTGCCCTAAAACATTTTCAAAGGTCAATTTGTAGAAAGTAATCGATGATGTAGTAAATGCTCTAGGTGCTGTACATATGTCCAAAGTCTCGCGGTTTCCGTGATTTCCAGGATGAAGATCTCCCCTCGGTTTTCtgatcgtttttttttctttctttttatcgtGGAGTTCGTGTTCATTTGATTTCTCTGTGATTGGATGTTAACAAAGAGAAGATCATGCTGTCTACTTGCCCTGATAACTGTGTACTTAGTCCGTCTCGACAGCGTGCGACAGCGAGCTGCCAGGTGATCATCGGTTTGGTCGTTTTgtcaatttgaaaaaagaaaacctACATGCAATCTCGATATCTACGTGCacacgaattctcactcgtaAGCTAATCTAACTTCTCTGTCTCTAGGGTCTTTCTAGGTCTGTGGTCAGGTGTACGGTGCATGCTTCGATTCGTAGGTGTGTCTCTGATTAGAATATGTGTGTGAGTGCATGTGATATCTTTGTCTCTGTGTGCATGTTTATGTGGTTTTGTTATACAAATCTGGACACATGCTGTGGACGATCCTCACCTGTACTGATGCACAGTGTTCGCCACCGCCCATTTCTGGTGCTCTCGCGAATGAGCAGCAGGAGGTTGAACGTACTCGTGCTTGTACTCAGCCCTCTTGCCAGGCCACGATACCCGCTTGTCCGTGCCGGTCGTATACACGATATGCTGCTCTTGGAGGTGAGGATGCGCGCTACTCGTGGTCACATACTGCAAGAAGTAGTCATGCATGTCATAGGCATCATCCTAGAAAACAATTTCCAAAAAGAAAGATTACTAAAACAGGGGAGAAGGCGTCCGTGCCAATTTGTGCTAGTCTGGACCCTGTTGCCGGCGTCTCTCTTCAAAGAACTCTTAGAGGAATAGCTCACCGACAGATAGAaataaatgttgaaaaaaaaaagatcagaAATAATAGTGGAAGAAattattcaaaagaaaaatcaaaatagATTGTTGGATTTAACATGTTATCTACGCGAGGTCTTATTAATAGGACTCTCAATTATACTATAccgaaagaaaattttaaaatatttttctcacgtaacaatctcaaacgaaattattagattactgCTAGATTACTAACCATgaacttaaaaaaattataatgtgTTGAGTAGCATTGAACCTAGTGGGTGAGACGCTGATATGGGGTTGAACGCGAAGTGTGTCAGGTCTTTGTGTAGCATTTCTAGCCGTAAATAATTacaattgtattaaattttaacataatttaatAGCTACTAGCTAACATAGCACTCGGTGCATTGTTGAACAGCTTCCGTTCAACCCCTTTTGCCGAGGGCAACATGACCGTTGTTTCAATCTTCTGAACAACGAGAAAGAATAAAGATACTGAAGAGAAGTTAGAGCAAATTTTAACCTGATAGGTCGGTGGCTCTTTGCAGGCTGGCGCGTGACACGGATGTGGGGCAAGGTACTCGACACCGGGCTCCGGTTTCGTCGCGACATTCACCATGTTACACTCGGACTGTACTTTAGCCAATAACCGTTTCTTCTGCGACTGCGAGGAGTATCCAGAGCTACTGCTGCAAGGATCAAACGATTAGAAAACTGTACATTTACATGTACAATTAACAATTAACACGTCAACTGCCGTGATGGTCACCAGTGACCGCCAGCTATTGacttgcataaaaataattgtcataattagactgcggatctttatgcgaaataaaatttgtctgtaACAATTGCAAGAAATGCGAGCCAGAGACGCAttcaattctttctttaatagtttcaatacgttgaaaatagtatattatCCTTAttcttcaatcatttcaatttttaaaccgTTTTAAATTGCGCCAACCCACTTTTactataaattcataaaatccgcagtttagtcatAATACTAGTATTACTGAATATCAATGTATTCGTTCTGAGACGAATTAATTTACGGTGTAATGTGGATACTTCATTAGcaagtaaataataataattattaatagccCCGACCGCTTATACGAATGAAATAAGCAAGACTCGCATAAAACACTCGAAACATGCGCGGCGGTCATCGTGTTAATTAGAGCAGTCCATTTGGTCCATCTAGATAGCTACCTGCTGACATGATGTTGCTGTTGAGGCTCGTGTTTAATTAACTGCGTGGTCTGTTGATGTTGGGGATGCTGAGGTAAGTGTTGGTACAGGTGAGTGTGCGCTCGGCCAGGACTAGCTTCGCCGTCGCTGTCGCCGACGGTGACGCAGCTGATGATGTTCTTCCTCTGCGTCCTCTGCGACGTGCTATGCGACGTGCTATGCGACGTGCTATGCGCCGTCACGTGTCCGTTCGTGTGGGACTGGGTGGTCGAGTGTGTTTGCTGCATCGGTTGCACCACCCTGGGCGTCGACTGCGTGCTGTAAATGGAGAACACCTCTGATTAATAAACGACAACATGATCGAGCTGGTGATGAAACCCGGCTAGATCTCATGTGGCAGGTTACAACGTGTAGGAAAAATGGTACTGAACGCTGCAGGTCAATAGTGTTAGTCTGCGATCGGAACGATGTCGATTCTTCAAGCTCCGCaaccgtgtttttttttttgcatcaaAAACCACCCACACATTATAGGCATCGACAGTATGCAATCGTTTGCTCTACACAGGACTGCGTCGCGACGCAAAGCGCGTTAATGCTCTTAATCCCACAAGTACAAGGACATAGGTCTCTATCTACAAAGCGTTACATAGGCCGCGGTTTCTCAGCGATTGTTTAACCAACCGGGTGATGTATTGATGAGGTCGTGTGATTTTGCGGTGTGCTTATTACGTTACAGTATAATGTACCTTCGAATGACTTCCTCGCGGACTGGACGTCCATCGCCAGACAGGCGAGTTGCCAAATTTTGACAGGCTCCGCACTGGCGATCTCCACAGCTGTCAATGATATTCATGCATGATTCCACTACTTTCTAGTCTACCGGTAGGAGAATACGCTAAAGTAAAATATACAATATCCACGGTACTCTAAACACGCACGAAACTCCAAGATACAAATATGTACTGCGAGACGAGAGTGAACTCGTACACGAGATACATGTTCGCAAAAAGCGCTGTACGAAATTTCGAAGCAAAAATAATAGCGAGACTAACTCGGCCTGGAGAGAGGACACCGTGTACACTCGTTCGAAGAGGAACAAGAGACTGTCGTCCTCCGGTCGGTTTTTAATCACAACGAGCTTCTAGCTATAGATCTAAACGCTCTACCCTGACGTCGAAATCGTCGGGGTGATCACTCACCATTTGCCAGGTGTTTCGTCCTCGCTATCACTGATCGTGATAACGGAGACCGCCGGCGACGGTGTATCGTGGATAGTGATGGTTTGCTGCCGACCGGACGTGATCTGATGGTGTTCTATGTTGTGACTACTGCTGTGTTTGCTGCTATGGTGGTGTTGCTGGATAGGCTGCTGCTGCCAATGGCCGCCGCTCGGCGAATGCCGTCTCATGTTGCTCGGCGGTGTGCTTTCCTTCACCCTCTTCTTCACAGGACTCAGCTGTTGCGTCTCCTTCTTGTGCTCGTGCCTGTGCTGCGACTGTTGTGGCACCGTCACGTGATGTTGATGGTGTTTCGCGTTACGTTTCGCCCAGCTCTGAGGATGCTCGACGAGGGCACTGGTGTTGTATACCTCGGTGACAGGAAACACTGGCCGCTGATCCTTCCCCAAAACAAGGGAGCTTAGTTAAAACACCGTTCGGTAGATCGCGTGGCGGCGTCTATCTTGACAGGCTTACCTGCAGGATGGCGGAACTGTCCACGATCAGAGGTCTTCCCCAATCTCCAGCGTCGCTCAACAGTGGTTGCTGGATCGCTGTATGCTGCGGTGGCAACTGCTGCCACGATGGCACGATGGCAGCCATCTGACGACTCCCTCCGGGCCAGGACGTCTGCACAGCGTTCTGTGGTTAACAGGTGGTGTTACGTTTCGGCCGGGTGCAAGCGCTACttctagattgcggattttacgcattcaaGCTTCCTTTGACTAGGGACTCCCTCAAGTGACAGCTTCAggtctttatgaaactttgcgAGGACGTAGTTCTTGCAAAAATGTTAGACACTTATTTTTAAGGTAGCCAGGGTTCATATTGAGGAGCGAAAACAACTCTCAATGTTGAGAGTGAGGAGAGTCATTGATGTTCACACTCAACTTCAAAGAGTGTCTTCACCATTTCAGTATGCACCATGACTGTCCACAGAAATATGTGTGAAATATTCTTCCGAAAACTACCTTCTCccaaagtttcgtaaaaaacgGAGAGATTATCGCTTCAGTGTGTCCTCTTGTAAGTGAAGTTTATGTAGAGCTGTGCATACTTTGCTTAACACGTTCGTGGACCAGTATTTATGTCAGCAATAGTTGTCCTAGTGACAATATTCTATTAAATGTAACGTATCTTCTTGTAAAATATGAGAGAAGATATTGTCATAGGAAAGTTAAAAGTGTCCTGAATATCATGCTATGtgtgtaaattataaatattaacatgcatgaaatttatttgattttcttCATGTGATGTACAAAATCGTGATCGTCACACGTACGTATGCGTCGCTGGTTACGAACGTGTTCATTTATAGTATATTATAATAGCtgcagaagaatttaaaattgcTATTATAACCACCCCAGTTTATTCAAATtgatagaagaagaaataaatgtctaccagacttcaaataattttttgaccGAATATCCGCATTCTAGTCACACCGGTGGCATAACAGAGTGTTAGTGAATTACCGTTAGCAACATTTGGCGGCCAGTTTCCACCATGGACACGGGAACAGCCGCATATTGTTGTTGGGCGGCTGCAGCCGCTGCTGCAACGGCCTGCTGCGATATGATGGATGGCTGGATCTGCAGCGGGCCTTGTTGCGCTTGCGGAGGCTGTGGATAGACCCACGGTATGATTGAACGATCACGAACGAACGGTTAAATACGCGACGAGTCGGAATGATAGTCAGTAATATCGCATTTACTTGTGCAACAACTACGTGTTTTGCAGGACTTGGCATCGTCTGATAACTGGGTGGATGACAAAGTAGACCGGGCACCAACTGATGCGGAAAGTCGTGCACCCCGCTTCGTCCACTATTTGATCCGCTAGACGAGCTACTGTACTGAGTCGCACGACGACTACTGTTACTGTATATTTGATACTAAAAGAAAGAATAACAGCATGACACACCAACTAAACCTTGTGTCGGTGAGATGCTGGGCTGGTGCATAATTCGTGTCGGTTTCTGTTAGCATCCTTCGTTTGATGTGTTTGTCTTACTTTACTTGGCAATGAAATCATTCTGCCATTCAGTTCCGATTTACGACAGTTGGAGATGACTTCAATGAATGAATAGTCAAAGTGCATTCAAAATCAGCATGTATCGCTTCGAAATAACTTGACCTTTTTGCCAAGCAAATCAACAGTAGTAGTGTTCACGTAGTTCTTGAAGAAACAAAGTTACTGTAGCAGATAGTGATTGCTAGATTGCGGAtctaaatgcaaaataaaaattttcttcgtcaatTGTAATTCACAGAAGCGAAATACAAACTCCttgttttcttaaaaaattgtataaagtcGAAAATAGTACATACTAATATCCGTAGTCTATTGATCACGTTTCATTTTCTAATAGATTTAGGTTGAACGCGAACCAACATTGATTATGCGCCAGCACACCAGATGTATCGGGGAACAGAAATTATGTCAATGATGAGATAAATCAAAAGTATGAATCGAACTGAATTATTCTGTTTGACTGCATGAATAGGAGGtagtcttcgtcgtcgtcgtttacgAACCAGATTGTCGTATCCCGTTTGAGCGGTGCGATGCTCCCTGACCAATCGTTGGACTTGATTGGTCAGCTGGTTGTTGAAGGTGAAGGTGACAGCGCTGCCGTTCGTCGTCGGCACGAAATTCGCAACCAACGACGTCGGCGGGGGTGGCTGAGGCGCTGGGGGTGCTTGGTGATGCGCAGGGCTTGCCGTGAAGTCGCCCGCCCGCCGGCAAACCTCCATCATCTGGACGGAAGCCTTGACGTTGTTACAGTGTGCATAATCGACTAAATGCGCCAGGGTGACAAACGCGTGGTTCAGAGCCTCCCCGGGTGTTATTCGGCGCTCCTGCAAACCAAAAACGCTCCGTAAAGAATACAGTCGTGCCACAAAACATGCGTACAAAAtatgtacgatttttatgaaaatatatCCGCATTATCATGAGGTATGTCTCTTGAGggaacagtgatttctctatatatatcgccaaggcctggatgataaacattACGGAATTATccacactaccgcggggtatacatcGTGGAATGTAAACatgacacggctcgggtatgtctcctggacgatacacgacgctggcaagactcgtgttgttgacataccccgagaattcactgtatacctcttaatcatttctttatgaattttttactAACCTATTGGTAACCTTCTCAGATTAGAATGGTACCAAATAGGATATAATTATGCTTTGTACGTCCGGTTTGAGTCCCCAAATTACATAACTGTAGTTCTTTCTTTTAAGTAGAATGCGGATTTAATATAATCTTGATGATAAAAGGAATTCAAGAGTATCGATATAGCACCGCCAACTTATTAGaactattaaaagaagaaacaaatttttatttggtttcaGTACCTTGTAATTggtgcagaacatttttatttagcatattaatccgcaatctacttataAGAGACAACATGAACTAGATATTACTACCTGGTCCATCGTGAGCATCCTCTTTAAGAGGTCAATGAACTCTCTTCTATCCGCTTTCTCAGCCAGCAGCTGACCACCCTCCAGATCAGTGGGGACGTTCACCTGACCGATATCGTCGAGacagttaaaaatatattttctcgcCTCCTTCGACTTGATACCAGTCTCGGCCTCGTGTTCTTCAGGTGTTTTCAGTCGCCAAAACGGATATGTGCCTGGAAAATTCATGTGAACGTGTACTATACAATCCTGAAAGTAAAGCAtaagggtgttcgactacataTGTTGAATATTTTGACACTTTATCTActggaagcctattaataggattttcactAACTGTGCTGTACCAAAAGAAAGCTTAAAAACCATATTTTATATAACAATCTTAAGCAAAATTATCAGATCACTATAGTGGGGGTGAGTTGCTGTTGTAGGAGCTATTAAAAAATCTTTAGCTAGCTTTAGTTAATATGTACATAGTGTAGTTGAACACCCTGTAGGATATGGTTTGTATTGGTACACTTACTGTCCATGTCCCTATAAAAGAATTTGGTGGTTTTGCTGGCGTTGTTCAACATGTGCTCCGTCGGTAGGCCTTGCGTCTGACTAATGTATCGGATCTGATCGTATTCCGAGCTGCCGGGGTACAGAGGCCATCCTAAAAACAACTCCGCAACCACACAGCCGAGCGACCACATATCTATCGCTTCACAATACG is part of the Halictus rubicundus isolate RS-2024b chromosome 3, iyHalRubi1_principal, whole genome shotgun sequence genome and encodes:
- the Hipk gene encoding homeodomain interacting protein kinase isoform X6, with amino-acid sequence MCDMFIQTQQTSSVNGSSSSGSSSSSNNTVHHHSKKRKLEYNVSQPVIQHALVQSTGDYQLDNTGLQQRYSVNGANTAFSSLHNNNNALQKSSPNQQTLVRASTIKLLDTYQRCSQKRKTWSREGNADGLAVHSANATNAVGSTVVSQHHTQQQQQLQQQQQQQQQQQQQQQQQHKQTGMTAHSKQVTNAANGGGGGSNPQGDGDYQLVQHEVLYSMTNQYEVLEFLGRGTFGQVVKCWKKGTNEIVAIKILKNHPSYARQGQIEVSILSRLSQENADEFNFVRAYECFQHKSHTCLVFEMLEQNLYDFLKQNKFSPLPLKYIRPILQQVLTALLKLKQLGLIHADLKPENIMLVDPVRQPYRVKVIDFGSASHVSKAVCNTYLQSRYYRAPEIILGLPYCEAIDMWSLGCVVAELFLGWPLYPGSSEYDQIRYISQTQGLPTEHMLNNASKTTKFFYRDMDSTYPFWRLKTPEEHEAETGIKSKEARKYIFNCLDDIGQVNVPTDLEGGQLLAEKADRREFIDLLKRMLTMDQVERRITPGEALNHAFVTLAHLVDYAHCNNVKASVQMMEVCRRAGDFTASPAHHQAPPAPQPPPPTSLVANFVPTTNGSAVTFTFNNQLTNQVQRLVREHRTAQTGYDNLYQIYSNSSRRATQYSSSSSGSNSGRSGVHDFPHQLVPGLLCHPPSYQTMPSPAKHVVVAQPPQAQQGPLQIQPSIISQQAVAAAAAAAQQQYAAVPVSMVETGRQMLLTNAVQTSWPGGSRQMAAIVPSWQQLPPQHTAIQQPLLSDAGDWGRPLIVDSSAILQDQRPVFPVTEVYNTSALVEHPQSWAKRNAKHHQHHVTVPQQSQHRHEHKKETQQLSPVKKRVKESTPPSNMRRHSPSGGHWQQQPIQQHHHSSKHSSSHNIEHHQITSGRQQTITIHDTPSPAVSVITISDSEDETPGKCCGDRQCGACQNLATRLSGDGRPVREEVIRSTQSTPRVVQPMQQTHSTTQSHTNGHVTAHSTSHSTSHSTSQRTQRKNIISCVTVGDSDGEASPGRAHTHLYQHLPQHPQHQQTTQLIKHEPQQQHHVSSSSSGYSSQSQKKRLLAKVQSECNMVNVATKPEPGVEYLAPHPCHAPACKEPPTYQDDAYDMHDYFLQYVTTSSAHPHLQEQHIVYTTGTDKRVSWPGKRAEYKHEYVQPPAAHSREHQKWAVANTVHQYRQSQVVGSAAHPGHTHSHHGHPAHLSPGGGGGGRSPAGGPVIGSAQHLGQPLYQEYAHVRSRAHAVPPPVYVTAAPSQAPTAIQQQQVPTYQGFTPGSSPLTLYDSSRALPPPAHHSSARPLLASHAAHPLPAHMQPTAVYGLAPLSPAKHQYQPSGLWFTE
- the Hipk gene encoding homeodomain interacting protein kinase isoform X9, which translates into the protein MCDMFIQTQQTSSVNGSSSSGSSSSSNNTVHHHSKKRKLEYNVSQPVIQHALVQSTGDYQLDNTGLQQRYSVNGANTAFSSLHNNNNALQKSSPNQQTLVRASTIKLLDTYQRCSQKRKTWSREGNADGLAVHSANATNAVGSTVVSQHHTQQQQQLQQQQQQQQQQQQQQQQQHKQTGMTAHSKQVTNAANGGGGGSNPQGDGDYQLVQHEVLYSMTNQYEVLEFLGRGTFGQVVKCWKKGTNEIVAIKILKNHPSYARQGQIEVSILSRLSQENADEFNFVRAYECFQHKSHTCLVFEMLEQNLYDFLKQNKFSPLPLKYIRPILQQVLTALLKLKQLGLIHADLKPENIMLVDPVRQPYRVKVIDFGSASHVSKAVCNTYLQSRYYRAPEIILGLPYCEAIDMWSLGCVVAELFLGWPLYPGSSEYDQIRYISQTQGLPTEHMLNNASKTTKFFYRDMDSTYPFWRLKTPEEHEAETGIKSKEARKYIFNCLDDIGQVNVPTDLEGGQLLAEKADRREFIDLLKRMLTMDQVERRITPGEALNHAFVTLAHLVDYAHCNNVKASVQMMEVCRRAGDFTASPAHHQAPPAPQPPPPTSLVANFVPTTNGSAVTFTFNNQLTNQVQRLVREHRTAQTGYDNLYQIYSNSSRRATQYSSSSSGSNSGRSGVHDFPHQLVPGLLCHPPSYQTMPSPAKHVVVAQPPQAQQGPLQIQPSIISQQAVAAAAAAAQQQYAAVPVSMVETGRQMLLTNAVQTSWPGGSRQMAAIVPSWQQLPPQHTAIQQPLLSDAGDWGRPLIVDSSAILQDQRPVFPVTEVYNTSALVEHPQSWAKRNAKHHQHHVTVPQQSQHRHEHKKETQQLSPVKKRVKESTPPSNMRRHSPSGGHWQQQPIQQHHHSSKHSSSHNIEHHQITSGRQQTITIHDTPSPAVSVITISDSEDETPGKCCGDRQCGACQNLATRLSGDGRPVREEVIRSTQSTPRVVQPMQQTHSTTQSHTNGHVTAHSTSHSTSHSTSQRTQRKNIISCVTVGDSDGEASPGRAHTHLYQHLPQHPQHQQTTQLIKHEPQQQHHVSSSSSGYSSQSQKKRLLAKVQSECNMVNVATKPEPGVEYLAPHPCHAPACKEPPTYQDDAYDMHDYFLQYVTTSSAHPHLQEQHIVYTTGTDKRVSWPGKRAEYKHEYVQPPAAHSREHQKWAVANTVHQYRQSQVVGSAAHPGHTHSHHGHPAHLSPGGGGGGRSPAGGPVIGSAQHLGQPLYQEYAHVRSRAHAVPPPVYVTAAPSQAPTAIQQQQVPTYQGFTPGRALPPPAHHSSARPLLASHAAHPLPAHMQPTAVYGLAPLSPAKHQYQPSGLWFTE